In Electrophorus electricus isolate fEleEle1 chromosome 6, fEleEle1.pri, whole genome shotgun sequence, a single genomic region encodes these proteins:
- the trim32 gene encoding E3 ubiquitin-protein ligase TRIM32: protein MATSSCLDPDLLREVLECPICLETYNQEQLRPKLLQCGHSVCRQCLEKLLASTINGVRCPFCSKVSRMSSISQLADNLTVLKLIDCASACGSTAAGLMCKSCKIRLPRQYCQDCGAVLCDACRAEGHRHQGHAVQTIHAAAEQRREELAGRLGALREAMTTIRRKKEAVDGVAKSLRLKYKVVQQEYARAELQLQEELGRSRRAFAASVAEVEKLNAQVLEEHTYRLNVAEVQVVSRCDYLTMRIKQTDIALLEEGSGGGGEEEEEEELDLKRDLPVLLKLQEPELVKAESLQSLDVGQLTTKSCTVNTDEEQGQELAAAAASASAPLDLYREVDMVIAAEEAVCASPGSFKSKSVDGEAPTSSSSRSMAGSQLCQFIKKMGCKGNLPGMFNLPVSICVTPQGDVLVADRGNYRIQIFNRKGFQREIRRNPSSIDNFVLSFLGADLPNLIPLSIAITPQGLIGVTDNYDNSVKVYTTDGHCVACHKNQLIKPWGIAAMPSGQFVVSDVEGGKLWCLAVDRNVGVVNYNRLCSAVRPKFVTCDSSGTVYFTQGLGLNIENRHNEHHLEGGFSIGSVGMDGQLGKQLSHFFSETEDFRCITGMCVDANGDLLVTDSGRKEILQFPKDGGYNILIQEGLTCPVGVAVTHKGQLLVLDCWDHCVKVYTYLQKRRSSTC, encoded by the coding sequence ATGGCCACTTCGTCGTGTCTGGACCCAGACCTGTTGCGGGAGGTGCTAGAGTGTCCCATCTGCCTGGAGACCTACAACCAGGAGCAGCTGCGACCCAAGCTTTTGCAGTGCGGGCACTCCGTGTGCCGGCAGTGCCTGGAGAAGCTCCTGGCCAGCACCATCAACGGTGTGCGTTGCCCTTTCTGCAGCAAGGTGTCCCGCATGAGTAGCATATCTCAGCTGGCCGACAACCTCACCGTGCTGAAGCTCATCGACTGTGCCAGCGCGTGTGGCTCCACGGCTGCCGGCCTCATGTGCAAGTCCTGCAAGATTCGGCTGCCGCGCCAGTACTGCCAGGACTGCGGTGCCGTGCTGTGCGATGCCTGCAGGGCCGAGGGCCACAGGCACCAGGGCCACGCCGTGCAGACCATCCATGCTGCCGCCGAGCAGCGCCGCGAGGAGCTGGCTGGGAGGTTGGGCGCCCTCCGGGAGGCCATGACCACCATCCGGAGGAAGAAGGAGGCCGTGGATGGCGTGGCCAAGTCCCTGAGGCTCAAGTACAAGGTGGTGCAGCAGGAGTACGCGCGGGCAgagctgcagctgcaggaggagctgggcCGCTCACGCCGGGCCTTCGCGGCATCCGTCGCGGAGGTGGAGAAGCTGAACGCTCAGGTGCTGGAGGAGCACACGTACCGGCTGAACGTCGCCGAGGTGCAGGTGGTGTCTCGCTGCGACTACCTCACCATGAGGATCAAGCAGACCGACATCGCCCTGCTGGAGGAAGGCAGCGGTGGCGggggcgaggaggaggaggaggaggagctggacctCAAACGTGACCTGCCTGTCCTCCTCAAGCTCCAGGAGCCTGAGCTGGTCAAGGCCGAGAGCCTGCAGTCCCTGGATGTGGGTCAGCTGACCACCAAATCCTGTACCGTCAACACAGATgaggagcaggggcaggagcTGGCCGCCGCTGCCGCCTCGGCATCCGCCCCGCTGGACCTGTATCGCGAAGTGGACATGGTGATTGCTGCAGAGGAGGCCGTGTGCGCCTCGCCCGGCAGCTTCAAGTCCAAATCTGTGGACGGAGAGGCACCCACGTCGTCGTCGTCCAGGAGCATGGCTGGGAGCCAGCTCTGCCAGTTCATAAAGAAGATGGGTTGCAAGGGCAACCTACCTGGAATGTTTAACCTGCCCGTGAGCATCTGTGTGACGCCCCAGGGCGACGTGCTGGTCGCTGATCGCGGGAACTACCGCATCCAGATCTTCAATCGCAAGGGCTTCCAGCGCGAGATTCGCCGCAACCCCAGCAGCATAGACAACTTTGTCCTGAGCTTTCTGGGCGCAGACCTGCCCAACCTTATCCCCCTGTCTATTGCAATCACACCCCAGGGCCTGATTGGGGTCACAGACAACTACGACAACTCCGTCAAGGTTTACACCACAGACGGCCACTGCGTCGCCTGCCATAAGAACCAGCTGATCAAGCCTTGGGGCATAGCTGCCATGCCCTCGGGGCAGTTCGTGGTGTCGGACGTGGAAGGGGGGAAGCTCTGGTGCTTGGCTGTGGATCGCAATGTCGGTGTGGTCAACTACAACAGGCTGTGCTCGGCTGTCAGACCAAAGTTCGTCACTTGCGACTCCTCGGGCACAGTGTACTTCACCCAGGGTCTCGGCCTGAACATCGAGAACAGGCACAACGAGCACCACCTGGAGGGGGGCTTCTCCATCGGCTCGGTGGGCATGGACGGCCAGCTGGGTAAGCAGCTCAGTCACTTCTTCTCTGAGACGGAGGACTTCCGCTGCATCACGGGCATGTGCGTGGATGCCAACGGGGACCTGCTGGTGACGGACAGCGGACGCAAGGAGATCCTGCAGTTCCCCAAGGACGGGGGCTATAACATTCTGATTCAGGAGGGGCTCACGTGCCCCGTGGGAGTGGCTGTCACTCACAAGGGGCAACTGCTAGTTTTAGACTGCTGGGACCACTGTGTCAAGGTGTACACGTATTTACAGAAGCGGCGCTCCTCGACCTGCTGA